The Formosa sp. Hel1_33_131 genome window below encodes:
- a CDS encoding DUF2750 domain-containing protein has translation MHIKQLQSVFKLESKERYGYLIRKVADFEQIFLIADKKGNYVTCGTDDEMIIPIWPELEFAQELIKTEWKNCIVKMVELKEFLKWMDKLESEKYLVGGFPNQKLNSIVVKPIEIKNHLIFECQQYE, from the coding sequence ATGCATATTAAACAATTACAAAGTGTGTTCAAACTTGAGTCCAAAGAACGGTATGGATATCTCATAAGAAAAGTTGCAGATTTTGAGCAGATTTTTCTGATTGCGGACAAAAAAGGGAATTATGTCACTTGTGGAACTGATGACGAAATGATTATTCCAATCTGGCCAGAATTGGAATTCGCACAAGAATTAATTAAAACTGAATGGAAAAATTGTATCGTGAAAATGGTTGAACTAAAAGAGTTTCTAAAATGGATGGATAAATTGGAATCTGAAAAATATCTCGTTGGTGGATTTCCAAATCAAAAACTGAATTCTATTGTTGTTAAACCAATCGAAATTAAGAATCACTTAATATTTGAATGTCAACAATATGAATAA
- a CDS encoding RDD family protein has translation MNETNLTTKFKTEPNIGDRILAGIVDYVIIFAFFFYFGYSFGEPNGEGGFSLNGLPALIPMLFWGIMTIGFEQWFGATLGNLLVGLKPVSIRKSSDDTTFSGTDEKLTFGQSFKRHLLDPIDMFFFGLIGFITIKNTDKNQRLGDIWGNTIVVKKSELKKME, from the coding sequence ATGAACGAAACAAACTTAACTACTAAATTTAAAACTGAACCAAATATTGGAGACCGAATTTTAGCAGGAATTGTTGACTACGTTATAATCTTTGCTTTCTTTTTTTACTTTGGCTATTCTTTTGGAGAACCAAACGGTGAAGGTGGATTTTCTTTAAATGGTCTTCCTGCATTAATTCCAATGCTATTTTGGGGAATAATGACTATCGGATTTGAGCAATGGTTCGGAGCAACACTTGGGAATTTATTAGTTGGACTAAAACCTGTGTCTATCCGAAAATCATCTGACGATACAACTTTTAGCGGAACGGACGAAAAACTGACTTTTGGACAATCTTTTAAAAGACATTTACTTGACCCAATCGATATGTTCTTTTTTGGACTAATCGGATTCATAACAATAAAAAACACAGATAAAAATCAACGGTTAGGAGATATTTGGGGAAATACAATTGTTGTAAAAAAATCAGAATTAAAAAAAATGGAATAA